In Acaryochloris marina S15, a single genomic region encodes these proteins:
- a CDS encoding peroxiredoxin-like family protein has product MNTYAIFKQTQSLRVSDGAEVPLLTGCEQATLTLVLVWPQLGDFDSLEYAWWLQRQAEQIQAKGVQIRAVGIGDRNSGQKFCDFTGFPAEHLFIDATGQLHQQLDLYPGLTWKVPFFSPIQNSYLNLLLMCAGIGSPGTLAEVFRGYRGDRNAPQLIVEDEEVKAFPLPPVNGALFNRAGGKGFQRPFELATLRLRNMAEVLNHWQTYVPDATYITQRGGTFLFDQQGKQVYEHRDRGILGFAANMSNPLSFLLT; this is encoded by the coding sequence ATGAATACCTACGCCATTTTTAAACAAACGCAATCCCTACGAGTCAGTGATGGTGCAGAGGTGCCTCTCTTAACAGGTTGTGAGCAGGCAACCTTAACCCTGGTTCTAGTCTGGCCACAGCTAGGAGATTTTGACAGTTTGGAATATGCCTGGTGGTTGCAGCGACAGGCCGAACAGATTCAAGCCAAAGGCGTGCAAATTCGAGCGGTGGGTATTGGCGATCGCAACTCAGGACAGAAATTTTGTGACTTCACTGGATTTCCAGCAGAGCATTTGTTCATCGATGCCACGGGCCAGCTCCATCAACAGCTTGACCTGTACCCAGGCTTGACCTGGAAGGTGCCGTTTTTCTCCCCGATTCAGAATTCATACCTAAATTTGCTACTGATGTGTGCCGGAATTGGCAGTCCCGGTACATTGGCAGAAGTGTTTCGAGGCTATCGGGGCGATCGCAATGCCCCGCAACTCATTGTTGAGGATGAAGAAGTCAAAGCATTTCCCCTCCCACCCGTGAACGGTGCTTTATTCAATCGTGCTGGAGGCAAAGGGTTTCAGCGCCCCTTTGAGTTAGCAACCCTTCGCCTACGCAATATGGCTGAAGTCTTGAACCATTGGCAAACCTACGTTCCTGATGCCACCTACATCACTCAACGGGGAGGCACGTTTCTGTTTGATCAGCAGGGTAAACAGGTGTATGAACATCGCGATCGCGGCATCCTGGGATTTGCAGCTAACATGAGCAATCCACTGTCTTTCCTGCTGACGTGA
- a CDS encoding tetratricopeptide repeat protein produces the protein MTDSSINSIEVAKDLNQQATNYCKQEQYDKAEPLLKQALAIYQDQFGNEHLDVADTLDFLAHLYHFLDRYEERESLLTQALKIRKKLLGSEHPEVADSLSSLGSLYVSQRRFKKAEPLLTQALAIYQEQFGSEYPDILIGPVNGLALIYCQQERYVEAAPLLTQILEMSQRLFGNEHPEVATSLRKLAFLHESQKQFEKAENLYLQALEMGQKLLGNGHPEVVAVQRQLDNCRQKMLA, from the coding sequence ATGACCGATTCCTCCATTAACTCAATAGAAGTCGCCAAAGACCTCAACCAGCAAGCAACTAACTACTGCAAGCAAGAACAGTATGACAAAGCAGAACCTCTACTGAAGCAGGCTCTTGCCATATATCAAGATCAATTTGGTAATGAACATCTAGATGTTGCTGATACGCTCGATTTTCTGGCACATCTCTATCACTTCTTAGATCGATATGAAGAGAGGGAATCCCTCCTTACCCAAGCTTTGAAAATACGAAAAAAGTTGTTGGGTAGTGAACACCCAGAGGTCGCTGATTCTCTCTCTAGCCTGGGATCGCTCTACGTAAGTCAAAGAAGGTTTAAGAAAGCAGAACCCCTTTTGACGCAAGCTCTTGCCATATACCAAGAGCAATTTGGCAGTGAATATCCAGATATTCTTATTGGTCCCGTTAACGGCTTAGCCTTAATTTACTGTCAGCAAGAACGGTATGTGGAAGCAGCTCCCCTTCTGACACAAATTCTGGAAATGAGCCAAAGGCTATTTGGCAATGAACATCCAGAGGTCGCGACTAGTCTTCGAAAACTAGCCTTTCTACATGAAAGTCAAAAACAATTTGAGAAAGCCGAGAATCTCTATCTTCAAGCCCTTGAGATGGGGCAAAAGCTTCTGGGAAATGGCCATCCAGAGGTTGTCGCTGTGCAACGACAATTAGACAATTGCCGTCAAAAGATGCTTGCTTAA
- a CDS encoding deoxyribodipyrimidine photo-lyase gives MAHSQIEDERIQLLNKQDVQPGGYVLYWMQQSQRAEYNHALEYAVQRANDLQQPVVVCFGLMADYPGSNLRHYTFMLEGLQDTEQALIQRGIKFVMRYGNPDQIALELGKEASLVVCDRGYLRFQRQWRDTVAQDAPCQVVQVESEVVVPVETASVKADYAARTIRPRIHRHLDRFLIPFESTPVQQSSLNLDLKGLDLSNIEAVLAKLPLDCSVPPVSSLFQGGTTRAKQILEQFLRKSFAIYADHRNQPQTDDVSYMSQYLHFGQISPLYLALQIQSMGNVPRDNVDTYIEELIVRRELAMNFAYYTPDYDAYSCLPNWAQKTLDNHRHDPRIPCYSLEKLDESRTEDPYWNAAMREMKHTGYMHNYMRMYWGKKIIEWTATPELAFQTALDLNNKYFIDGRDANSYTGVAWVFGVHDRGWRERPIFGTVRYMAASGLKRKCDIDGYIKKVNQRVKSLNPTLK, from the coding sequence ATGGCACATTCGCAGATTGAGGACGAACGCATCCAACTCCTAAATAAACAGGACGTGCAGCCTGGTGGCTATGTCTTGTACTGGATGCAGCAGTCTCAGCGAGCCGAATACAACCATGCCTTGGAATATGCCGTTCAACGGGCCAATGATCTCCAACAGCCTGTGGTAGTTTGCTTTGGCCTAATGGCCGATTATCCCGGTTCGAATCTGCGCCATTACACCTTTATGTTGGAAGGCTTGCAGGATACGGAGCAAGCGCTGATTCAACGAGGCATCAAATTTGTGATGCGCTATGGCAATCCAGACCAGATTGCTCTGGAACTAGGGAAAGAAGCCTCGTTGGTGGTGTGCGATCGCGGCTATCTTCGTTTCCAACGCCAGTGGCGAGACACCGTAGCTCAAGATGCCCCCTGCCAAGTGGTGCAAGTGGAATCTGAAGTGGTGGTACCTGTCGAAACCGCCTCTGTCAAAGCCGATTATGCTGCCCGAACCATCCGCCCTCGCATCCATCGCCACCTCGACCGCTTTCTAATTCCCTTTGAATCCACCCCTGTTCAACAATCCTCTCTCAATCTAGATCTGAAGGGATTAGACCTGAGCAATATTGAAGCCGTTCTGGCTAAGCTGCCCCTAGACTGCAGTGTGCCCCCCGTCAGTTCTCTGTTCCAGGGCGGCACCACTCGGGCTAAGCAAATCCTGGAGCAATTTCTGCGAAAATCTTTTGCTATCTACGCCGATCATCGCAACCAGCCCCAAACCGATGATGTCTCTTATATGAGTCAATATCTGCACTTTGGTCAAATCTCTCCGTTATATTTGGCCCTGCAGATTCAATCCATGGGCAATGTCCCCCGCGATAACGTTGATACCTATATCGAAGAACTGATTGTGCGGCGAGAGCTGGCCATGAACTTTGCCTATTACACCCCCGACTATGATGCCTATAGTTGTCTGCCCAACTGGGCCCAGAAGACCTTGGACAACCATCGCCACGATCCTAGAATCCCCTGCTATTCACTAGAAAAGCTCGACGAATCCCGCACCGAAGACCCCTATTGGAATGCTGCTATGAGGGAAATGAAGCACACTGGCTATATGCACAACTACATGCGCATGTACTGGGGCAAAAAAATCATCGAATGGACCGCCACTCCAGAGCTAGCCTTCCAAACGGCCTTAGACCTCAATAATAAGTACTTTATTGATGGCCGAGACGCTAATTCCTACACGGGTGTGGCCTGGGTGTTTGGGGTTCATGACCGGGGCTGGCGGGAACGTCCTATCTTTGGCACCGTTCGCTATATGGCGGCTAGCGGCCTTAAACGCAAATGCGATATTGATGGCTATATTAAAAAGGTCAATCAGCGGGTTAAATCCCTCAATCCCACCCTGAAATAA
- a CDS encoding alpha-ketoacid dehydrogenase subunit beta, which produces MAEVLLFNALRDAIDEEMAKDNTVMVMGEDVGHYGGSYKVTKGLYDKYGELRVLDTPIAENSFTGMAVGAAITGLKPIIEGMNMGFLLLAFNQIANNAGMLRYTSGGNFKIPMVIRGPGGVGRQLGAEHSQRLEAYFQAVPGLKIVACSTPYNAKGLLKAAIRDPNPVLFFEHVLLYNLKEELPDQEYVLPLDKAEVVRAGKDVTILTYSRMRHHVVQAAKTLTEQGYDPEIIDLISLKPLDFDTIGASIRKTHRVIVVEECMRTGGVGAEIIASINDRFFDELDAPVVRLSSQDIPTPYNGMLESLTIVQPPQIVEAVQQITALQV; this is translated from the coding sequence ATGGCTGAAGTACTGTTATTTAACGCCCTCCGTGACGCCATCGACGAAGAAATGGCAAAAGACAACACCGTCATGGTCATGGGAGAAGACGTGGGACATTACGGTGGCTCCTACAAAGTCACAAAAGGCTTGTATGACAAGTACGGCGAGCTGCGCGTCCTCGATACACCGATCGCGGAAAATAGCTTTACTGGCATGGCTGTTGGCGCTGCCATAACTGGCCTAAAGCCGATCATTGAAGGGATGAACATGGGCTTTCTGCTCTTGGCCTTCAACCAAATTGCCAATAATGCGGGCATGCTGCGCTATACCTCTGGGGGTAACTTCAAAATTCCCATGGTGATTCGTGGCCCCGGTGGTGTAGGTCGACAACTGGGTGCAGAACATTCCCAGCGACTAGAGGCTTATTTCCAAGCCGTACCCGGTCTCAAAATTGTGGCTTGTTCTACTCCCTACAATGCCAAAGGCTTACTCAAAGCAGCCATCCGTGACCCTAACCCCGTTCTCTTCTTTGAGCATGTGCTGCTCTATAACCTCAAGGAAGAATTACCCGATCAAGAGTACGTCTTACCCCTAGACAAAGCCGAAGTGGTTCGTGCAGGTAAGGATGTAACGATCCTCACCTACTCGCGAATGCGTCACCATGTCGTCCAGGCCGCGAAAACCCTGACGGAGCAAGGCTACGATCCTGAGATTATTGATTTAATTTCCCTCAAGCCCCTCGACTTCGATACCATCGGGGCTTCCATTCGCAAAACCCATCGGGTGATTGTCGTCGAAGAATGTATGCGAACCGGTGGGGTCGGTGCTGAAATCATCGCCTCTATTAATGATCGATTCTTTGATGAGCTGGATGCCCCGGTAGTGCGGCTCTCCTCTCAAGATATTCCAACGCCGTATAACGGCATGTTAGAAAGCCTGACGATTGTGCAGCCGCCTCAAATTGTCGAGGCTGTTCAGCAGATTACTGCACTTCAGGTCTAA
- the secD gene encoding protein translocase subunit SecD, with the protein MLKQQRFLLALIALLVVGALIVVTPFGKQYGLGKINLGLDLRGGSQLTLQVNPTEEVTDITPNVMEAVQTVVANRLNPEGVSEIVVQTVGNQQILVQLPGVSDPKDAEQLLSQVAQLDFRRPNNAILAQVNVRSSELQRLLQKLPEAEKAGDAAALAKIQGEVQEKQKQLTELQDQFFVKTDLTGEDLNDASYAISQSQPNKWDVTLRFDVDGGKKFAALTKSLAGTGQPLGIFLDGKSVSQATVSERFKANGITGGAAIITGNFELEDAKLLANQLKGGSLPVPVKVEEIRTVGATLGQDSIRRSVLAGIGGLILVLIFMGVWYRLPGLIADVALCVYGLLTFACYVLFGVTLTLPGIAGFILSIGMAVDANILIFERTREELRSGKTLYRSIESGFYRAFTSILDSNVTTLIACGVLYWLGSGLVRGFAVTLGIGVAVSMFTAITCSRTLMFTAISIPSLRKVELFDSKKAVS; encoded by the coding sequence GTGCTTAAACAACAACGCTTTCTACTGGCTCTCATTGCCCTATTAGTGGTGGGGGCATTAATTGTCGTCACCCCGTTTGGCAAGCAGTATGGCCTGGGCAAAATTAATCTGGGTTTAGACCTGAGAGGTGGATCTCAGTTAACCCTGCAGGTCAACCCGACGGAGGAAGTGACAGACATTACCCCCAACGTGATGGAAGCGGTACAAACCGTGGTGGCCAATCGCCTTAACCCTGAAGGTGTATCGGAAATCGTGGTTCAGACTGTGGGTAACCAGCAAATTCTTGTTCAGCTCCCTGGGGTTAGCGACCCAAAAGATGCAGAGCAACTACTCAGCCAGGTTGCCCAGCTTGATTTTCGGCGTCCCAATAATGCTATCTTGGCTCAGGTCAATGTCCGTAGCAGTGAGCTGCAGCGGTTATTGCAGAAGCTACCCGAAGCAGAAAAAGCAGGCGATGCCGCAGCTCTCGCGAAGATCCAAGGAGAAGTTCAGGAGAAGCAGAAACAGCTCACTGAGCTACAAGATCAGTTCTTCGTAAAAACGGACTTAACCGGGGAAGACCTCAACGACGCGAGTTATGCCATTTCCCAATCCCAACCGAATAAATGGGATGTCACCCTCCGGTTTGATGTAGATGGCGGCAAAAAATTTGCTGCTTTAACCAAGAGTTTGGCGGGCACCGGACAGCCTCTTGGGATTTTCTTGGATGGGAAGTCTGTTAGCCAAGCCACTGTCAGTGAGAGATTTAAGGCCAATGGCATTACCGGAGGAGCTGCCATTATTACTGGCAACTTTGAGCTAGAAGATGCCAAGCTGCTGGCCAACCAGCTTAAAGGCGGATCACTCCCTGTCCCCGTCAAAGTAGAAGAGATTCGGACCGTTGGTGCCACCCTGGGCCAAGACAGTATTCGTCGGAGTGTCTTGGCTGGGATTGGCGGACTGATTCTAGTGCTGATCTTTATGGGGGTGTGGTACCGTCTGCCCGGCTTGATTGCAGACGTGGCCCTTTGTGTTTATGGCCTCTTGACCTTTGCCTGCTATGTTTTGTTTGGCGTCACCCTCACTTTGCCAGGGATTGCAGGTTTTATCCTGAGTATCGGCATGGCAGTGGATGCCAATATCCTCATTTTTGAACGCACTCGGGAAGAATTGCGGTCTGGGAAGACCCTCTATCGCTCCATCGAATCAGGATTTTATCGCGCCTTCACTAGTATTCTCGATAGCAATGTCACCACCCTCATCGCCTGTGGTGTGCTGTATTGGTTGGGGTCGGGCCTAGTGAGAGGATTTGCCGTTACTCTGGGTATTGGCGTTGCCGTCAGTATGTTTACGGCCATTACCTGCAGCCGCACCCTAATGTTCACGGCCATTAGCATCCCCAGTCTACGAAAAGTTGAACTATTTGATTCTAAGAAGGCGGTCTCATGA
- the secF gene encoding protein translocase subunit SecF — translation MKLNLNQQRGLWWTISGALILAGIISMALSWNQYQAPLKPGLDFTGGTRLQLERDCSQPDNCKTPIQITDIRQILDEQKLAESSVQVIGQDAQGVAIRTKDLNQEERTKLTEALTTKLGQLDVEKSQIDTVGPTLGKQLLASGLLALLVSFAAIIVYVSVRFQFDYALFAIVALFHDVLITMGFFSILGLTRGVEVNSLFIVGLLTIIGFSVNDTVVIYDRVRENLKYGAKRSISETVDIAVNQTLGRSINTSLTTGLPLIGIYIFGGETLKDFALTLIIGFAAGAYSSIFIASTLLAWWRQRKERGSYMTATDSSPEEI, via the coding sequence ATGAAGTTGAATCTGAATCAGCAACGGGGGCTTTGGTGGACAATTTCCGGTGCTTTGATCTTAGCGGGCATTATTTCCATGGCCCTGTCTTGGAATCAATATCAGGCTCCCCTAAAGCCCGGCCTCGATTTTACGGGCGGCACTCGTTTACAGCTAGAGCGAGACTGCAGCCAACCGGACAACTGCAAAACACCTATCCAGATTACAGATATTCGCCAGATCTTAGATGAACAAAAGCTGGCTGAAAGCAGTGTTCAGGTGATTGGCCAAGATGCTCAAGGGGTGGCGATTCGCACCAAGGATTTAAACCAGGAAGAACGAACGAAACTCACGGAAGCTTTAACCACCAAGCTGGGCCAGCTAGATGTCGAGAAATCGCAAATTGATACGGTCGGCCCAACCCTAGGAAAACAATTGCTGGCATCGGGACTATTAGCGCTGCTGGTGTCTTTTGCAGCCATCATCGTTTATGTCAGTGTCCGCTTCCAGTTTGACTATGCCCTGTTTGCCATTGTGGCTTTGTTCCACGATGTCCTGATTACCATGGGCTTTTTCTCTATTCTGGGGTTGACCCGTGGGGTAGAGGTTAACAGCCTATTTATTGTTGGATTGTTGACCATTATTGGTTTCTCAGTGAACGATACGGTGGTCATTTACGACCGCGTTAGAGAAAATCTCAAATATGGTGCCAAGCGCTCGATCAGCGAAACTGTAGATATCGCCGTCAACCAAACCTTAGGACGATCCATCAACACCTCTCTAACCACGGGGTTGCCCTTAATCGGCATCTACATCTTTGGTGGAGAAACCTTAAAAGACTTTGCCCTAACGCTAATCATCGGATTTGCAGCAGGGGCTTATTCCAGTATTTTTATCGCCAGCACCTTGTTGGCCTGGTGGCGTCAACGCAAGGAGCGAGGCAGCTACATGACAGCGACCGATTCCAGCCCAGAAGAAATTTAG
- a CDS encoding site-2 protease family protein: MIWISLSIFGLVLYFIVHHSVSRTTNTPTWLLWLVLMIPALVAGGWAAVHGADVKPPPRLWIPSTVFSLITYLYLARPNKRKPAPQASDAKNAEADNSQPSDAAPTKEEESPKPIAAANLLTKGEESQLQNCFPWSIFYLQNVDYRPQVVICRGQLRSQPEKAYQTIQENIKTQFGDRFLVVFQDGAMNKPFFILVPNPQNQEKEKRRGPISRPGLALGLFLSTLLTTTLAGLNFSVPDLTRQLLRDQPQLILQGLPYALALMAILGIHEFGHYFAARRYRIKATLPYFIPVPISFFPIGTLGAFIQQRSPVPNRKALFDVGIAGPLAGLLVTIPVLFWGLMHSAVVTIPDKIEGLPFDAMNPTSSVLLSLFSRLAMGSALTLDKGIDLHPVAIAGWIGIIATALNLMPIGQLDGGHIVHAMFGQRNGAIIGQIARLLVLFLAFIQPPLLIWAIILLFMPTVDQPALNDVSELDNKRDLLGLISLGILVLIILPLPHSVAHILFAANPIP, from the coding sequence ATGATTTGGATTTCCCTCTCTATCTTTGGACTGGTCCTGTATTTTATCGTTCATCACAGTGTTTCTCGGACCACAAACACCCCTACATGGCTGCTGTGGCTAGTGTTGATGATTCCAGCCTTAGTGGCGGGCGGTTGGGCTGCTGTCCATGGGGCGGATGTTAAACCCCCGCCTCGACTGTGGATTCCCAGTACCGTTTTTTCCCTAATTACGTATTTGTATTTGGCGCGTCCCAATAAACGCAAGCCTGCCCCTCAAGCCTCAGACGCCAAGAATGCCGAAGCTGACAATAGCCAGCCATCTGATGCTGCTCCCACGAAGGAAGAGGAGTCTCCCAAGCCCATTGCGGCAGCTAATCTATTAACCAAAGGCGAAGAGAGTCAACTCCAAAATTGCTTTCCCTGGTCCATTTTTTACTTGCAAAATGTGGACTATCGCCCCCAGGTGGTGATCTGCCGGGGCCAGTTGCGATCGCAACCTGAAAAAGCCTATCAAACCATTCAAGAAAATATCAAAACCCAGTTTGGAGATCGGTTTCTTGTAGTTTTCCAAGACGGGGCGATGAATAAGCCCTTTTTTATTCTGGTTCCCAATCCCCAAAATCAAGAAAAAGAGAAGCGGCGTGGCCCTATCAGTCGTCCTGGCTTAGCCTTGGGTCTGTTTCTCTCCACTCTATTGACAACCACTTTGGCTGGATTGAATTTTAGTGTTCCTGACCTAACACGCCAACTGCTCAGGGACCAGCCTCAATTGATCCTTCAGGGGCTACCCTATGCTTTGGCTTTGATGGCCATCTTGGGGATTCACGAGTTTGGCCATTACTTCGCCGCCCGTCGATACCGGATCAAAGCGACCCTGCCCTACTTTATTCCTGTGCCGATTAGCTTTTTCCCCATCGGTACCTTGGGGGCCTTTATTCAGCAACGATCTCCCGTACCCAATCGCAAGGCGCTGTTTGATGTGGGGATTGCGGGGCCCTTAGCGGGTCTCCTGGTGACGATTCCGGTTTTATTTTGGGGTTTGATGCACTCGGCGGTGGTGACCATCCCCGATAAGATTGAAGGCTTACCCTTTGATGCCATGAATCCTACCTCTTCGGTGTTGCTGTCCTTGTTCAGCAGGTTGGCCATGGGAAGTGCCCTGACCTTAGATAAGGGGATTGATTTGCATCCAGTTGCGATCGCAGGTTGGATCGGTATCATCGCCACCGCCCTAAACCTCATGCCCATTGGTCAACTCGATGGCGGCCATATCGTCCACGCCATGTTTGGCCAGCGGAACGGGGCAATCATCGGCCAGATCGCTCGACTGCTGGTATTGTTTCTCGCCTTTATTCAGCCCCCGTTGCTGATATGGGCCATTATTTTGTTGTTTATGCCCACAGTGGATCAGCCCGCCCTGAATGATGTCAGTGAGCTGGACAACAAGCGGGACCTGCTCGGGCTGATTTCCCTGGGCATTCTAGTGTTGATTATTTTGCCCTTGCCCCATAGTGTGGCCCATATCCTTTTTGCCGCAAACCCAATTCCATAG
- a CDS encoding MBL fold metallo-hydrolase, with translation MSKEPRQVLESVFAFPPNRETLGGTAYLIVENDGNILVDCPPWTDHTKLFLREQGGVDWFIFTHRQGISQHVRQIQETFTCQLVIQEQEAYLLPNLKVTTFSDREEITPHCLLIWTPGFSPGSSCLYYQAWGGVLFTGRHILPNQHGQPVPLRTAKTFHWPRQIASVQCLLDQFTQDTLQFICPGANTGFLRGQGRIQGAYEALNQLDMEGLRYVEAGL, from the coding sequence GTGAGTAAAGAACCACGACAGGTTTTAGAGTCAGTTTTCGCGTTTCCTCCCAATCGTGAGACGCTGGGGGGCACCGCTTATCTCATTGTAGAAAATGACGGCAATATTCTTGTGGATTGCCCACCCTGGACTGATCATACAAAATTATTTCTGAGAGAGCAGGGGGGAGTAGATTGGTTCATATTTACCCATCGCCAAGGCATTAGCCAACATGTCCGTCAAATCCAAGAAACGTTTACCTGTCAGCTGGTCATCCAAGAGCAGGAAGCTTACTTACTCCCTAATTTGAAGGTCACAACCTTTAGCGATCGAGAAGAAATCACACCTCACTGTCTGCTCATTTGGACACCAGGATTCTCTCCGGGGTCCTCCTGTCTTTATTATCAGGCTTGGGGCGGAGTTTTGTTCACAGGCCGTCATATATTGCCCAATCAACACGGACAACCCGTGCCCCTAAGAACGGCGAAGACCTTTCACTGGCCTCGACAGATAGCCAGCGTCCAATGCCTCCTTGATCAATTTACCCAAGATACGTTGCAATTTATCTGCCCAGGTGCCAATACTGGCTTTTTGCGGGGACAAGGCAGGATTCAAGGCGCCTATGAGGCCCTTAACCAATTAGATATGGAAGGACTCCGTTATGTTGAGGCTGGCCTTTAG
- a CDS encoding protein tyrosine phosphatase family protein, with amino-acid sequence MADENLEQIQAFLALSDQVGTAGQPTAAQFKDIQAAGYQTIVNLALVSSTDTIPEEGEIVSQLGMEYVHIPVDWEVPTLDDLIRFFEVMDQRSPTQVFVHCAKNMRVSAFMYLYRVLRQRMAPEDAQQALLQIWQPIPHWQAFMDRAIAEVNPASD; translated from the coding sequence ATGGCTGATGAAAATCTAGAGCAAATCCAGGCTTTCCTGGCGTTATCCGATCAGGTTGGAACGGCAGGCCAACCCACAGCTGCTCAATTTAAGGACATCCAAGCAGCGGGATATCAAACCATTGTTAATTTGGCACTGGTCAGTTCGACAGATACGATTCCGGAAGAAGGAGAGATTGTTTCTCAGCTAGGGATGGAGTATGTCCACATTCCGGTGGATTGGGAAGTACCCACGTTGGATGATTTAATCCGTTTCTTTGAAGTTATGGATCAGCGCTCCCCTACCCAGGTATTTGTGCACTGCGCTAAAAATATGCGGGTCTCGGCGTTTATGTATCTGTATCGAGTTCTGCGACAACGGATGGCACCTGAGGATGCACAACAGGCATTACTGCAAATCTGGCAGCCCATTCCCCATTGGCAAGCATTTATGGATCGTGCGATCGCAGAAGTGAATCCTGCTTCAGATTAA